In a single window of the Penaeus chinensis breed Huanghai No. 1 chromosome 4, ASM1920278v2, whole genome shotgun sequence genome:
- the LOC125025251 gene encoding uncharacterized protein LOC125025251, translating to MIGGRFEALLEVEENDLQHLTSEFSKGMDEIAMEVLGKARTRKQPWMTQGILDACDRRRELKARKFKDSDTEKEYRNANIMVSKEIRKAKEAFLEQICQEIEQGFEGNNSKKTFDTIKQLNREKCARQSVIEDKNDNLFTESSMIQERWTEYVKELYRYPIQTSPEIIKEPLKMLTLTSQEEK from the coding sequence ATGATTGGAGGTAGGTTTGAAGCACTGCTGGAAGTAGAAGAGAATGATTTGCAACATTTAACTTCTGAATTCTCTAAAGGTATGGACGAGATAGCAATGGAAGTTCTAGGAAAGGCACGAACGAGAAAACAACCCTGGATGACACAAGGTATTTTGGACGCATGTGACAGAAGGCGTGAACTAAAGGCGAGAAAGTTCAAAGACAGCGACACGGAAAAGGAGTATAGAAATGCTAACATCATGGTCAGCAAAGAAATCAGGAAAGCGAAGGAAGCATTTCTAGAACAAATATGCCAAGAAATAGAACAAGGATTTGAAGGAAATAACAGCAAAAAGACTTTTGACACAATCAAACAGCTGAACAGAGAGAAATGTGCAAGACAGTCAGTTATagaagataaaaatgacaatctTTTTACAGAAAGTAGTATGATCCAGGAGCGCTGGACTGAATATGTGAAAGAGCTATACAGGTACCCAATCCAGACTAGCCCAGAGATTATAAAAGAACCACTAAAGATGCTGACCCTGACATcacaagaagagaaataa